One genomic segment of Kocuria rhizophila DC2201 includes these proteins:
- the gmd gene encoding GDP-mannose 4,6-dehydratase yields MSHKKALITGITGQDGSYLAELLLSKGYEVHGLIRRASTFNTSRIDHLYQDPHNPDAQLFLHYGDLSDAARLVTLMAEIDPDEVYNLAAQSHVRVSFDEPEHTGDTTGLGTVRLLEAVRRAGVKCRFYQASTSELFGATPPPQNEDTPFYPRSPYGAAKIYSYWITKNYREAYDMFAVNGILFNHESPRRGETFVTRKITRAVAAIAAGKQEHLYMGNLDAIRDWGYAAEYVEGMWRMLQVDEPEDFVLATGRPSTVREFLETSFEHAGLNWEDHVRFDERYLRPTEVDALIGDPSKAEEKLGWKATVHAPELARIMVDADRAALECAGTPWIDTVSQHIWAPGRAA; encoded by the coding sequence ATGAGTCACAAGAAAGCGCTCATCACGGGCATCACCGGGCAGGACGGCTCCTACCTGGCGGAGCTGCTGCTGTCCAAGGGCTACGAGGTCCACGGCCTGATCCGCCGCGCCTCCACGTTCAACACCTCGCGCATCGACCACCTGTACCAGGATCCGCACAACCCCGACGCGCAGCTGTTCCTGCACTACGGGGACCTCTCCGACGCCGCACGACTGGTCACCCTCATGGCCGAGATCGACCCGGACGAGGTCTACAACCTGGCCGCGCAGTCCCACGTGCGCGTGTCCTTCGACGAGCCCGAGCACACCGGTGACACCACCGGTCTGGGCACCGTCCGGCTGCTCGAGGCGGTGCGCCGCGCGGGGGTGAAGTGCCGCTTCTACCAGGCCTCCACCTCGGAGCTGTTCGGTGCCACGCCGCCGCCGCAGAACGAGGACACCCCGTTCTACCCGCGCTCGCCGTACGGTGCGGCGAAGATCTACTCGTACTGGATCACCAAGAACTACCGCGAGGCCTACGACATGTTCGCGGTCAACGGGATCCTCTTCAACCACGAGTCCCCCCGCCGCGGCGAGACCTTCGTGACCCGCAAGATCACCCGGGCCGTGGCCGCGATCGCCGCGGGCAAGCAGGAGCACCTGTACATGGGCAACCTGGACGCCATCCGCGACTGGGGCTACGCCGCCGAGTACGTGGAGGGCATGTGGCGCATGCTGCAGGTGGACGAGCCCGAGGACTTCGTGCTGGCCACGGGTCGGCCCAGCACGGTGCGCGAGTTCCTGGAGACCTCGTTCGAGCACGCCGGGCTGAACTGGGAGGACCACGTGCGCTTCGACGAGCGCTACCTGCGCCCCACCGAGGTGGACGCCCTGATCGGGGACCCCTCCAAGGCCGAGGAGAAGCTCGGCTGGAAGGCCACCGTGCACGCCCCCGAGCTGGCGCGCATCATGGTGGACGCGGACCGTGCAGCCCTGGAGTGCGCCGGCACCCCCTGGATCGACACCGTCTCCCAGCACATCTGGGCCCCCGGACGGGCCGCATGA
- a CDS encoding GDP-L-fucose synthase family protein: MSTHLHEEEIVDATDGSHWPRTVSDPADARTTDDVRFTPGPLDRTAPFYVAGHRGLVGSAVWRHLESQGFENLVGATSAELDLRDRGAVEAFMAEKKPRYMVLAAARVGGIGANNTRPVDFLSDNLRIQLNLLDAARAVDVERVLFLGSSCIYPKLAEQPLREDALLTGYLEPTNDAYAIAKIAGILHVQSVRRQYGLPWISAMPTNLYGPGDNFSPTGSHVLPAMIRRYDEAVRHGDTEITNWGSGSPRREFLHADDLASACLFLLEHYDGPQQVNVGVGEDVTIAELAELVAAATGFDGTTHWDASKPDGTPRKLMDVSHLRALGWNASIDLPTGLDDAVSWYRAHRDSARGA, from the coding sequence ATGAGCACGCACCTGCACGAGGAGGAGATCGTGGACGCCACCGACGGTTCCCACTGGCCCCGCACCGTCAGCGACCCCGCCGACGCCCGCACCACCGACGACGTCCGCTTCACACCGGGCCCGCTCGACCGCACCGCCCCGTTCTACGTGGCGGGCCACCGCGGGCTCGTGGGCTCGGCCGTGTGGCGCCACCTGGAGTCCCAGGGCTTCGAGAACCTAGTGGGTGCCACCTCCGCGGAGCTGGACCTGAGGGACCGCGGGGCGGTCGAGGCCTTCATGGCCGAGAAGAAGCCGCGGTACATGGTGCTCGCCGCGGCCAGGGTCGGCGGCATCGGGGCGAACAACACGCGCCCGGTGGACTTCCTCTCCGACAACCTGCGGATCCAGCTCAACCTCCTGGACGCCGCGCGCGCGGTGGACGTGGAACGGGTGCTGTTCCTGGGCTCGTCCTGCATCTACCCCAAGCTGGCGGAGCAGCCGCTGCGGGAGGACGCGCTGCTGACCGGGTACCTGGAGCCCACGAACGACGCCTACGCGATCGCGAAGATTGCCGGCATCCTGCACGTCCAGTCGGTGCGCCGGCAGTACGGGCTGCCGTGGATCTCCGCCATGCCCACCAACCTCTACGGCCCCGGGGACAACTTCTCCCCGACCGGTTCCCACGTGCTGCCCGCCATGATCCGCCGCTACGACGAGGCCGTGCGCCACGGGGACACCGAGATCACCAACTGGGGTTCCGGGTCACCGCGCCGCGAGTTCCTCCACGCGGACGACCTCGCCTCGGCCTGCCTGTTCCTGCTGGAGCACTACGACGGCCCCCAGCAGGTCAACGTGGGCGTGGGCGAGGACGTCACCATCGCCGAGCTCGCGGAGCTCGTGGCCGCCGCCACCGGTTTCGACGGCACCACGCACTGGGACGCCTCCAAGCCGGACGGCACCCCCCGCAAGCTTATGGACGTCTCCCACCTGCGTGCGCTGGGCTGGAACGCGTCCATCGACCTGCCCACGGGGCTCGACGACGCCGTGTCCTGGTACCGCGCGCACCGGGACTCCGCGCGGGGCGCCTAG
- a CDS encoding phosphatase PAP2 family protein: MTRSGPTASTAAPAPHRGRAGFLRERLSEPPLADARSRRNRVVIALVMVVASLVLFVRVWDWWTEREDLSRWDVPALTWLTEHRDPVLTGVLEVVTTLTAPTGMIIICAVTVPVWLLGSRHWWRPVLLAGAMAVAVACIVGIKSVAGRGRPPVADMLMGADLSYSFPSGHTLATSTFVLVLLYLVYFRPYAEHLMEATGAVTTTPHGPSAARPPARWWVVAAGIAVIAVVAFSRLYLGYHWLTDVTASLLLAVAVLGLVVGVDAWRPTARLTPVAPHPQQERPV; encoded by the coding sequence ATGACGAGATCCGGGCCCACGGCCTCTACAGCAGCGCCGGCCCCGCACCGGGGGCGCGCAGGGTTCCTGCGGGAACGGCTGAGCGAGCCGCCCCTTGCCGACGCCCGATCCCGCCGCAACCGCGTGGTGATCGCGCTGGTCATGGTCGTTGCGAGCCTCGTGCTGTTCGTCCGCGTGTGGGACTGGTGGACCGAGCGGGAGGACCTCTCCCGCTGGGACGTCCCGGCCCTGACGTGGCTCACGGAGCACCGTGACCCGGTGCTCACGGGTGTCCTGGAGGTCGTCACCACCCTCACCGCGCCCACCGGGATGATCATCATCTGCGCCGTCACGGTGCCCGTGTGGCTGCTGGGCAGCCGGCACTGGTGGCGCCCCGTTCTGCTCGCCGGGGCCATGGCCGTGGCCGTGGCGTGCATCGTGGGCATCAAGTCGGTCGCCGGGCGCGGGCGGCCCCCCGTGGCGGACATGCTCATGGGCGCGGACCTGTCCTACTCGTTCCCCTCCGGCCACACGCTGGCCACCTCCACGTTCGTGCTGGTGCTGCTGTACCTCGTGTACTTCCGTCCGTACGCCGAGCACCTGATGGAGGCCACGGGCGCGGTGACGACGACGCCGCACGGGCCGTCCGCGGCCCGTCCGCCCGCCCGCTGGTGGGTGGTCGCAGCCGGGATCGCGGTCATTGCGGTCGTCGCGTTCAGCCGCCTCTACCTGGGCTACCACTGGCTCACGGACGTCACCGCCTCGCTGCTGCTGGCCGTGGCCGTGCTCGGTCTGGTGGTGGGGGTGGACGCGTGGCGCCCCACGGCCCGGCTCACGCCCGTGGCACCGCACCCCCAGCAGGAGCGGCCCGTCTGA
- a CDS encoding lipopolysaccharide biosynthesis protein: MLNQVKSLIERALPRVSSALVILTLAAFTSPHYVGIYNLVTLIYTAIQVTIDSGARFAVIRVLTEPGGMRIMNRYRAVMPVVAFVILAGFMLFLLHNGTLENWGEFLQVLPVALAPGFGALGLLYVGTLQATNQWGTLARMQLRASLAGLLVGGTVLVLTHSLLGPSLQLAVTEGTFAVLCWLRARRSTEPLPHTAPGGKSIVSDMTTMSGYALLSWFQGQAERLFMTAFAGTAALGTYTAGSAVGRAPGDALAASTVNVVRVGIADKETPDEIREASDRHLYPALLLAVAGVVVAQVAAVVLTPILGEQWRPAMSMVPFIAMVSFPGVLSWAASVLLVRTGGAWKTFVGPLIGLVFGAVIAWVASFDLHLAATVLVLREFTVVVVAYLFIGRAAPWRSFWLSAGLSAVGLGTCWLVVL, translated from the coding sequence ATGCTGAACCAGGTCAAGTCTCTCATCGAGCGGGCGCTGCCGCGGGTGTCCTCGGCGCTCGTGATCCTCACGCTCGCCGCGTTCACGTCCCCGCACTACGTGGGCATCTACAACCTGGTCACGCTGATCTACACGGCCATCCAGGTGACCATCGACTCCGGCGCGCGCTTCGCGGTGATCCGGGTGCTCACCGAACCGGGTGGCATGCGCATCATGAACCGCTACCGGGCGGTCATGCCCGTGGTGGCGTTCGTGATCCTCGCGGGGTTCATGCTGTTCCTGCTGCACAACGGGACGCTGGAGAACTGGGGCGAGTTCCTCCAGGTGCTGCCCGTGGCGCTCGCCCCCGGATTCGGTGCGCTGGGGCTGCTGTACGTGGGCACCCTGCAGGCCACCAACCAGTGGGGCACGCTGGCTCGGATGCAGCTGCGGGCCTCGCTCGCTGGGCTGCTCGTGGGCGGCACGGTCCTGGTGCTCACCCACTCGCTGCTGGGCCCGTCCCTGCAGCTGGCGGTCACGGAGGGGACGTTCGCGGTGCTGTGCTGGCTGCGCGCCCGCCGCAGCACGGAGCCCCTGCCGCACACTGCCCCCGGTGGGAAGTCGATCGTCTCGGACATGACCACCATGTCCGGCTACGCCCTCCTGTCCTGGTTCCAGGGCCAGGCGGAGCGGCTGTTCATGACCGCGTTCGCCGGCACCGCGGCCCTCGGCACGTACACCGCGGGCAGTGCGGTGGGCCGGGCCCCGGGAGACGCGCTGGCGGCGTCGACCGTCAACGTGGTCCGCGTGGGCATCGCGGACAAGGAGACCCCGGACGAGATCCGGGAGGCGAGCGACCGCCACCTGTACCCGGCGCTGCTGCTGGCCGTGGCGGGCGTGGTGGTGGCGCAGGTCGCCGCGGTCGTGCTCACCCCGATCCTGGGGGAGCAGTGGCGTCCGGCGATGTCCATGGTGCCGTTCATCGCCATGGTCTCTTTCCCGGGAGTGCTCTCCTGGGCCGCCTCGGTGCTGCTCGTGCGCACGGGAGGGGCGTGGAAGACCTTCGTGGGCCCGCTCATCGGCCTGGTGTTCGGTGCCGTGATCGCCTGGGTGGCCTCCTTCGACCTGCACCTCGCGGCCACCGTGCTGGTGCTGCGCGAGTTCACCGTGGTGGTGGTGGCGTACCTGTTCATCGGCAGGGCCGCGCCGTGGCGCTCCTTCTGGCTGTCCGCGGGGCTCTCCGCGGTGGGGCTCGGGACGTGCTGGCTCGTGGTTCTCTGA
- a CDS encoding glycosyltransferase family 2 protein, with product MPRLTVIMPAYHAGATVESAMRSTLRAMPRDAELVVSVDGPDAETERAARRVSDRRVVVRENPENVGTVVRMREALETTDSELVARTDADDLSLPWRFAVSMRALRHADIVCGSGIRFGRGMLPRPSYPRNLTSTELGLLLPFVNPLFHSSMLARRETLEAADAYARPNTAEDYVLWFDALRQGARIHKLAVPVVAYRLSPGQLSGAPDYHERIAQDPEVLRAWSAWARSGRMSWLVDNGGVPGRPVGTPEQLRRVVAGVRPGTRPYARRNLAQVADLAGHPAC from the coding sequence ATGCCGAGACTGACCGTCATCATGCCCGCCTACCACGCGGGCGCAACCGTGGAGAGCGCCATGCGGTCCACGCTGCGGGCCATGCCCCGGGACGCGGAGCTCGTGGTGTCCGTGGACGGCCCGGACGCCGAGACGGAACGTGCCGCCCGCCGGGTGTCGGACCGCCGCGTCGTCGTCCGGGAGAACCCGGAGAACGTGGGGACCGTGGTCCGCATGCGGGAGGCGCTGGAGACCACGGACAGCGAGCTGGTGGCCCGCACGGACGCGGACGACCTCTCCCTGCCGTGGCGCTTCGCCGTGAGCATGCGGGCGCTGCGGCACGCGGACATCGTGTGCGGCAGCGGGATCCGCTTCGGCCGGGGCATGCTGCCGCGGCCCTCCTACCCCCGCAACCTCACGAGCACCGAGCTTGGGCTGCTGCTGCCGTTCGTGAACCCGTTGTTCCACTCGAGCATGCTCGCCCGGCGGGAGACCCTCGAGGCCGCGGACGCCTACGCCCGGCCCAACACGGCGGAGGACTACGTGCTGTGGTTCGACGCTCTGCGCCAGGGGGCGCGGATCCACAAGCTGGCCGTGCCCGTGGTGGCCTACCGGCTGAGCCCGGGGCAGCTCTCGGGAGCCCCGGACTACCACGAGCGGATCGCCCAGGACCCGGAGGTGCTGCGCGCGTGGAGCGCGTGGGCCCGGTCCGGCAGGATGTCCTGGCTCGTGGACAACGGCGGCGTCCCGGGCCGTCCCGTGGGCACGCCCGAGCAGCTGCGGCGCGTGGTGGCCGGGGTCCGGCCCGGGACCCGCCCCTACGCCCGGCGCAACCTGGCGCAGGTGGCGGACCTCGCGGGGCACCCCGCATGCTGA
- a CDS encoding DapH/DapD/GlmU-related protein encodes MTHQRRRLATFTGRGYDKGRSTLQCAAWALVAEPLQRSVLCPPRVRTRILRAFGAQIGEGTLIRHDVRIHWPWKLSVGENSWIGVGAWLLNLEPVTIGSDVCISQGAMLCTGSHRADDPAFEFDNAPVTVADGAWIALRATVLRGVTVGEGAVVGATALVTRDVPAGERVLAPVAARA; translated from the coding sequence ATGACACACCAGCGACGCCGCCTGGCCACCTTCACGGGCCGTGGCTACGACAAGGGCCGCAGCACCCTGCAGTGCGCGGCGTGGGCGCTCGTCGCGGAGCCGCTGCAGCGCTCCGTGCTGTGCCCCCCACGGGTGCGCACGCGCATCCTGCGCGCGTTCGGCGCGCAAATCGGGGAGGGTACCCTGATCCGCCACGACGTACGGATCCACTGGCCCTGGAAACTGAGCGTGGGCGAGAACTCGTGGATCGGCGTCGGCGCCTGGCTGCTGAACCTGGAGCCCGTCACGATCGGCTCGGACGTGTGCATCTCGCAGGGTGCCATGCTGTGCACTGGCAGCCACCGCGCGGACGACCCCGCGTTCGAGTTCGACAACGCGCCCGTCACCGTGGCCGACGGCGCGTGGATCGCCCTGCGCGCCACGGTCCTGCGCGGCGTGACCGTGGGCGAGGGCGCCGTGGTGGGTGCCACCGCCCTGGTCACCCGTGACGTCCCGGCCGGCGAGCGCGTGCTGGCCCCCGTGGCCGCGAGGGCGTGA
- a CDS encoding glycosyltransferase, producing the protein MRILQIVALVSGTNAYGGPTTVAFNQCRALADAGHDVVLAATGSELGTPLPTERDGVRTALFPPHYVLPGAGFAGLTSPAMLSWVRRVAPSADVVHVHMARDLLTLPSARLAQRAGTRTVLQTHGMIDPSENPLAGPLDAVLTRRVLRDAHRIFHLTPGERQEVAQVAGGPVNLVELHNGMPVSTQPRAVREDETCRVLFLARLQERKRPLAFVAAARALADRFPHTTFTLVGPDEGQGDAVRRAIEDAALGDRLTWAGPVDSAGAARWMRDSDLYVLPSVDEPYPMSVLEAMSSGLPVVITDTCGLADTVRRTGSGVIVDDSQQDLERALSELLSDPDLRRRTGRTARETIAREYGMGAVVERLLSAYGD; encoded by the coding sequence ATGCGGATCCTGCAGATTGTGGCCCTCGTCTCGGGCACCAACGCGTACGGCGGGCCCACCACGGTGGCCTTCAACCAGTGCCGCGCGCTGGCCGACGCCGGTCACGACGTCGTGCTCGCCGCCACCGGTTCCGAGCTGGGTACCCCGCTGCCCACGGAGCGCGACGGCGTGCGCACGGCGCTGTTCCCACCGCACTACGTGCTGCCGGGCGCGGGATTCGCGGGGCTGACGTCCCCCGCGATGCTCTCGTGGGTGCGCCGGGTGGCCCCGAGCGCGGACGTGGTGCACGTGCACATGGCCCGTGACCTGCTGACCCTGCCCTCCGCGCGGCTCGCGCAGCGCGCAGGGACCCGGACGGTGCTGCAGACCCACGGGATGATCGACCCGTCGGAGAACCCGCTGGCAGGCCCGCTCGACGCCGTGCTGACCCGCCGCGTGCTGCGGGACGCCCACCGGATCTTCCACCTCACACCGGGGGAACGCCAGGAGGTGGCGCAGGTGGCCGGCGGTCCTGTGAACCTCGTGGAGCTGCACAACGGCATGCCCGTGAGCACCCAGCCCCGCGCGGTGCGCGAGGATGAGACGTGCCGGGTGCTGTTCCTCGCCCGGCTGCAGGAGCGCAAGCGCCCGCTCGCGTTCGTGGCCGCCGCCCGGGCGCTCGCGGACCGCTTCCCGCACACCACGTTCACCCTGGTGGGCCCGGACGAGGGCCAGGGGGACGCGGTGCGCCGCGCCATCGAGGACGCCGCCCTGGGGGACCGCCTCACGTGGGCCGGGCCGGTGGACTCGGCCGGTGCCGCGCGGTGGATGCGGGACTCGGACCTCTACGTGCTGCCCTCGGTGGACGAGCCGTACCCCATGTCCGTGCTGGAGGCCATGTCCTCGGGGCTGCCCGTGGTGATCACGGACACGTGCGGTCTGGCGGACACGGTGCGCCGCACGGGCTCCGGGGTGATCGTGGACGACTCGCAGCAGGACCTCGAGCGCGCCCTGTCCGAGCTGCTCTCCGATCCCGACCTGCGCCGACGCACGGGCCGCACGGCCCGGGAGACCATTGCGCGCGAGTACGGAATGGGCGCCGTGGTGGAGCGGCTGCTGTCCGCGTACGGCGACTGA
- the serA gene encoding phosphoglycerate dehydrogenase translates to MKALLLENIHSDAVDALRSRGFEVETRKGALDPGELVEALDGVELLGIRSKTRVTREVLEAHPELLAVGAFCIGTNQIDLTAATDTATAVFNAPFSNTRSVVELTLGEIIALARHLTDKNTAMHQGVWLKSAEGSHEVRGRTLGIVGYGNIGKQLSVVAEAFGMDVYYYDIVDRLAMGNATKCDSLEQLLTTVETVTLHVDGRESNTAMFGREQFRRMRPRSIFLNLSRGHVVDLEALHEALVSGHLAGAGLDVYPSEPKAAGEPFVSELQGLPNVILTPHVGGSTAEAQENIGGFVSGKLIDYCRYGTTSLSVNFPEVQLDPTIHGTRLLHVHSNVPGVLARVNSVLGEHGINVDRQQLVTKAQMGYLVTDCGNGVTEDVVAAVKALPETVRVATVS, encoded by the coding sequence GTGAAGGCCTTACTGCTCGAGAACATCCATTCGGACGCCGTCGACGCCCTGCGCAGCCGGGGATTCGAGGTCGAGACCCGCAAGGGCGCGCTGGACCCCGGGGAGCTGGTCGAGGCGCTGGACGGTGTGGAGCTGCTGGGGATCCGCTCCAAGACCCGGGTCACGCGCGAGGTCCTGGAGGCCCACCCCGAGCTGCTGGCCGTGGGCGCGTTCTGCATCGGCACCAACCAGATCGACCTCACGGCGGCCACCGACACCGCCACGGCCGTGTTCAACGCCCCGTTCTCCAACACCCGCTCCGTGGTGGAGCTGACCCTCGGGGAGATCATCGCCCTGGCCCGCCACCTCACGGACAAGAACACCGCCATGCACCAGGGCGTGTGGCTCAAGTCCGCCGAGGGCTCCCACGAGGTCCGCGGCCGCACGCTCGGCATCGTGGGCTACGGCAACATCGGCAAGCAGCTCTCGGTGGTGGCCGAGGCGTTCGGCATGGACGTCTACTACTACGACATCGTGGACCGCCTGGCCATGGGCAACGCCACCAAGTGCGACTCCCTGGAGCAGCTGCTGACCACGGTGGAGACGGTCACACTGCACGTCGACGGGCGGGAGTCCAACACCGCCATGTTCGGCCGCGAGCAGTTCCGCCGGATGCGCCCGCGCTCCATCTTCCTCAACCTCTCCCGCGGGCACGTGGTGGATCTGGAGGCCCTGCACGAGGCCCTCGTGTCCGGGCACCTGGCCGGCGCCGGGCTGGACGTCTACCCCTCGGAGCCCAAGGCGGCCGGCGAGCCGTTCGTCTCCGAGCTGCAGGGCCTGCCCAACGTGATCCTCACCCCGCACGTGGGCGGTTCCACCGCGGAGGCCCAGGAGAACATCGGCGGCTTCGTCTCGGGCAAGCTGATCGACTACTGCCGCTACGGCACCACCAGCCTGTCCGTGAACTTCCCCGAGGTGCAGCTGGACCCCACCATCCACGGCACCCGCCTGCTGCACGTCCACAGCAACGTGCCCGGTGTGCTGGCGCGCGTGAACTCGGTGCTGGGCGAGCACGGGATCAACGTGGACCGCCAGCAGCTGGTGACCAAGGCCCAGATGGGCTACCTGGTCACGGACTGCGGCAACGGGGTCACCGAGGACGTCGTGGCCGCGGTCAAGGCCCTGCCGGAGACCGTCCGGGTGGCCACCGTCTCCTGA
- a CDS encoding SLC13 family permease: MSHPSVPGAHLKNLDPDPHRGEEVNFQSPGERAPAEKRHTRTIRLLGLLGGAALAALIYVLMPQEVPHNAKLTAATAVLMGAWWMTEALPLPATALLPLVVFPTLGEEITFDKVGASYGNNIIFLFMGGFLLALAMQRWNLHRRIALLTVKVMGTKPSQMVAGFMVATGFLSMWVSNTATAVMMLPIGVSVLLLVTRIGSGDATEASPAAGGEASATTDGTARTDGTIGPGGVDGPAGEVDLQDEQVKEDVVKSNFGTSLMLGIAYAASIGSLGTIIGTPPNTLMAGYLSDAHGITIGFGQWMLVGVPLAVVLLALCWLLLTRVLFKPEISEIPGGRELIAEELHKLGPMSSGEKRVLTLFVLAALAWILVPVLFDKPMISDAGIAMVVGLLLFLCPAGAAPGVRLLDWESAVKLPWGVLLLFGGGLALSAQFSGSGLTEWIGEKAQGLGGLPVVLLVLLMAGGILLLTELTSNTATAATFLPVAGGVAMGIGVDPMLLAIPVALAATCAFMLPVATPPNAIAFGSGYVAVSQMIRGGAWLNLIALVLITITTMTLGVWVFGLAF; the protein is encoded by the coding sequence ATGAGCCATCCATCCGTGCCCGGCGCGCACCTGAAGAACCTCGACCCGGACCCGCACCGCGGCGAGGAGGTGAACTTCCAGTCCCCCGGGGAGCGGGCACCGGCGGAGAAGCGCCACACCCGCACCATCCGGCTGCTCGGGCTGCTGGGCGGGGCGGCCCTCGCCGCGCTGATCTACGTGCTCATGCCCCAGGAGGTCCCCCACAACGCCAAGCTCACCGCGGCCACTGCCGTGCTGATGGGCGCGTGGTGGATGACCGAGGCCCTGCCCCTGCCGGCCACGGCGCTGCTGCCCCTGGTGGTGTTCCCCACCCTCGGCGAGGAGATCACCTTCGACAAGGTGGGCGCCTCCTACGGCAACAACATCATCTTCCTGTTCATGGGCGGGTTCCTGCTGGCCCTGGCCATGCAGCGCTGGAACCTGCACCGCCGGATCGCCCTGCTCACCGTCAAGGTCATGGGCACCAAACCCTCCCAGATGGTCGCCGGGTTCATGGTGGCCACGGGCTTCCTGTCCATGTGGGTCTCCAACACCGCCACGGCCGTGATGATGCTGCCGATCGGCGTGTCCGTGCTGCTGCTGGTCACCAGGATCGGCTCGGGGGACGCCACGGAGGCCTCCCCCGCCGCGGGCGGGGAGGCCAGCGCGACGACGGACGGCACCGCGAGGACGGACGGCACCATCGGCCCCGGCGGCGTCGACGGCCCGGCCGGTGAGGTGGACCTGCAGGACGAGCAGGTCAAGGAGGACGTGGTCAAGTCCAACTTCGGCACCTCGCTGATGCTGGGGATCGCGTACGCGGCGTCGATCGGCTCGCTCGGCACGATCATCGGCACCCCGCCCAACACGCTCATGGCGGGCTACCTCTCGGACGCGCACGGGATCACCATCGGCTTCGGGCAGTGGATGCTCGTGGGCGTCCCGCTGGCCGTGGTGCTGCTGGCCCTGTGCTGGCTGCTGCTCACCCGGGTCCTGTTCAAGCCGGAGATCAGCGAGATCCCCGGCGGCCGTGAGCTGATCGCGGAGGAGCTGCACAAGCTCGGCCCCATGTCCTCCGGCGAGAAGCGTGTGCTCACGTTGTTCGTGCTCGCGGCCCTCGCGTGGATCCTGGTGCCGGTGCTGTTCGACAAGCCGATGATCTCGGACGCCGGGATCGCCATGGTCGTGGGCCTGCTGCTGTTCCTGTGCCCGGCCGGTGCCGCCCCCGGCGTGCGACTGCTGGACTGGGAGTCCGCGGTCAAGCTGCCGTGGGGCGTGCTGCTGCTCTTCGGCGGCGGCCTGGCGCTGTCCGCGCAGTTCTCGGGCTCGGGGCTCACCGAGTGGATCGGGGAGAAGGCCCAGGGCCTGGGCGGGCTGCCCGTGGTGCTGCTGGTGCTGCTCATGGCCGGCGGGATCCTGCTGCTCACGGAGCTCACGTCCAACACGGCCACCGCGGCCACGTTCCTGCCGGTGGCTGGCGGCGTGGCCATGGGCATCGGCGTGGACCCCATGCTGCTGGCCATCCCGGTGGCACTGGCCGCCACGTGCGCGTTCATGCTCCCGGTGGCCACCCCGCCCAACGCCATCGCGTTCGGCTCCGGGTACGTGGCGGTCAGTCAGATGATCCGCGGCGGTGCGTGGCTCAACCTCATCGCGCTGGTGCTGATCACCATCACCACCATGACGCTCGGCGTGTGGGTCTTCGGCCTCGCCTTCTGA
- a CDS encoding Dps family protein, whose amino-acid sequence MAKKSTRTAAFTVPGLSTEQGHAVAEILQQRLHALNDLQLTLKHAHWNVVGPNFIAVHEMLDPQIDEVRGYVDELAERMATMGVSPNGLPGAIVAERTWDDYDVNRAPGVEHLAALDLVYDGVITDHREALARVSDVDPITEDMLISQVRGLELFQWFMRSHIESGSGVLEHAGARTEKAAAKSVAGGKGAAKSSRASGKASKKK is encoded by the coding sequence ATGGCCAAGAAGTCCACGCGGACCGCCGCGTTCACCGTCCCCGGTCTCTCCACCGAGCAGGGCCACGCCGTGGCCGAGATCCTGCAGCAGCGCCTGCACGCGCTCAACGACCTGCAGCTGACCCTCAAGCACGCCCACTGGAACGTGGTGGGCCCCAACTTCATCGCGGTGCACGAGATGCTGGACCCGCAGATCGACGAGGTCCGCGGCTACGTGGACGAGCTCGCCGAGCGCATGGCCACCATGGGCGTGTCCCCCAACGGGCTCCCCGGGGCCATCGTGGCCGAGCGCACGTGGGACGACTACGACGTCAACCGCGCCCCGGGCGTGGAGCACCTCGCGGCCCTGGACCTCGTGTACGACGGCGTGATCACCGACCACCGCGAGGCGCTCGCCCGCGTTAGCGACGTGGACCCCATCACCGAGGACATGCTGATCAGCCAGGTCCGCGGCCTCGAGCTGTTCCAGTGGTTCATGCGCTCGCACATCGAGTCCGGCTCGGGCGTGCTCGAGCACGCGGGCGCCCGCACCGAGAAGGCCGCGGCGAAGTCCGTGGCCGGTGGCAAGGGCGCCGCCAAGAGCTCCCGCGCCTCGGGCAAGGCCTCCAAGAAGAAGTAG